In Bacillus rossius redtenbacheri isolate Brsri chromosome 9 unlocalized genomic scaffold, Brsri_v3 Brsri_v3_scf9_2, whole genome shotgun sequence, one DNA window encodes the following:
- the LOC134542868 gene encoding uncharacterized protein LOC134542868 yields the protein MPPSSRRIYLSWKSYCSESSERSFLSEECCVPAQVLGGGWRLCNQQGAVLDTSRQRGSRHPSIKLGADGGGGPSLSTDVAMMRSPWLSLALLLLVGARAAPHGPALRDSPGGAQPRETGVVGNVMARVDPLTEGRIRNVRVASEVPRLLGVDPDPARLDLRVSVSLGAVVVDGEVDVQPSATSPGFAGNVSVVYGDVSASGTAGVAVVQDVLQVERLELAYSKQNRSARVSPGSSSSKDLGEFVEAFFEGSVEHMVARELDRRVARQLDEALKGVSWRDVFGESAALQAPNPVSNVNLMADTLLAMMLPKIPSSVKLDDVDRPFRSSFLFVPVSGRLRATNGTLEDLRTLRRTSDALLNVTATGVRLTGALGLTELRFAYDYDVSVLGAGPSGRLEGSVGNNSIGFALAVTYDGRGGCAVLVEELSVLRLDDVKVKVTGLGILNWLASSITTSVVNDSKDKIVAHIEASLNRNLKSAADKAGFCDVFLGP from the coding sequence ATGCCACCAAGTTCAAGAAGGATTTACCTTTCGTGGAAGTCATATTGTTCGGAATCTTCCGAAAGATCATTCTTATCAGAGGAATGTTGTGTACCCGCGCAAGTGCTCGGCGGAGGATGGCGGCTCTGTAATCAGCAAGGAGCGGTGTTGGATACGTCACGTCAGCGTGGCTCACGTCATCCCAGTATAAAGCTTGGAGCCGACGGCGGGGGAGGCCCCAGTCTCTCGACCGACGTCGCCATGATGAGGTCGCCGTGGCTGTCGCTCGCGCTGTTGCTTCTGGTCGGGGCCCGAGCGGCCCCGCATGGACCGGCGCTCCGGGACTCCCCGGGTGGGGCGCAGCCCCGGGAGACGGGCGTCGTCGGCAACGTCATGGCGCGGGTGGACCCCCTCACCGAGGGCAGGATCAGGAACGTCAGGGTGGCCTCCGAGGTTCCCCGGCTCCTCGGCGTCGACCCGGACCCGGCGCGCCTCGACCTGCGGGTCTCCGTCTCCCTGGGCGCCGTCGTCGTGGACGGCGAGGTGGACGTACAGCCCTCGGCGACGTCGCCCGGATTCGCCGGGAACGTCAGCGTCGTCTACGGCGACGTGTCCGCCTCGGGGACGGCCGGCGTCGCCGTCGTCCAAGACGTCCTCCAGGTGGAACGCCTGGAGCTCGCGTACTCCAAGCAGAACCGGTCCGCGCGCGTTTCCCCCGGCAGTTCGTCCAGCAAGGACCTCGGGGAGTTCGTCGAGGCCTTCTTCGAGGGCAGCGTGGAGCACATGGTGGCCCGGGAGCTGGACAGGCGCGTCGCGAGGCAGCTGGACGAGGCGCTGAAGGGCGTCAGCTGGCGGGACGTCTTCGGCGAGAGCGCGGCGTTGCAGGCCCCGAACCCGGTCAGCAACGTCAACCTCATGGCGGACACCCTCCTCGCGATGATGCTGCCGAAGATACCGTCCTCGGTGAAGCTCGACGACGTCGACCGGCCGTTCAGGAGCAGCTTCCTCTTCGTGCCGGTCTCGGGCCGGCTCCGCGCCACCAACGGCACCTTGGAGGACCTGCGGACGCTGCGGCGGACCTCGGACGCGCTGCTGAACGTGACGGCGACCGGGGTGCGCCTGACGGGCGCCCTGGGGCTGACGGAGCTGCGCTTCGCCTACGACTACGACGTGAGCGTGCTGGGCGCCGGGCCGAGCGGCCGGCTCGAAGGCTCCGTCGGCAACAACTCCATCGGCTTCGCGCTCGCCGTCACCTACGACGGCCGCGGCGGCTGCGCGGTCCTCGTCGAGGAGCTGAGCGTGCTGAGGCTCGACgacgtcaaggtcaaggtcaccggcCTCGGCATCCTCAACTGGCTGGCGTCGTCGATAACCACGTCCGTGGTGAACGACTCCAAGGACAAGATCGTCGCGCACATCGAGGCGAGTCTCAACAGGAACCTGAAGAGCGCTGCTGACAAGGCCGGGTTCTGTGATGTTTTCCTAGGACCATGA